Proteins encoded together in one Diabrotica undecimpunctata isolate CICGRU chromosome 3, icDiaUnde3, whole genome shotgun sequence window:
- the LOC140436221 gene encoding methylthioribulose-1-phosphate dehydratase, whose protein sequence is MSYRDSAFSEEHPRNLIPELCRQFYDLGWVTGTGGGISIKHEDKIYIAPSAVQKERIKPEDMFVQTIDNKDLELPPPEKKLKKSQCTPLFMCAYTMRNAGAVIHTHSKAAVLATMLFPGKEFKCTHLEMIKGIRNQKTGVNFRYDEELIVPIIENTPFEEDLRDMLAETIKKYPHTCAVLVRRHGVYVWGDSWQHAKTMTECYDYLFDVVVQMKQLGLDPSLTPEQYELKIQKSQNKS, encoded by the exons atgtccTACCGAGATTCTGCTTTCTCTGAAGAACATCCAAGAAATTTGATTCCTGAATTATGTCGGCAATTCTATGATTTAGGTTGGGTTACAGGAACAG GTGGTGGTATTAGTATAAAACATGAGGACAAAATTTATATTGCTCCATCTGCAGTGCAAAAGGAGAGAATTAAACCAGAGGATATGTTTGTTCAGACCATAGACAACAAAGATTTAGAACTCCCTCCTCCAGAGAAAAAGCTTAAAAAGAGCCAGTGCACACCTTTATTCATGTGTGCATATACAATGAGGAATGCAGGAGCTGTCATCCATACACATTCCAAAGCTGCAGTGCTAGCAACAATGCTCTTTCCAGGCAAAGAATTTAAATGCACACATTTGGAAATGATAAAGGGGATAAGAAACCAAAAAACTGGTGTTAATTTTAG ATATGATGAAGAGCTAATAGTGCCCATTATTGAAAACACTCCATTTGAAGAAGATTTGAGAGACATGTTAGCAGAGACTATAAAAAAATATCCCCATACTTGTGCAGTGCTTGTTCGCAGACATGGG GTATATGTTTGGGGAGATTCATGGCAACATGCCAAAACCATGACTGAATGCTATGACTATTTATTTGATGTAGTGGTGCAGATGAAGCAACTTGGACTTGACCCTTCACTAACCCCAGAGCAGTACGAATTAAAAATTCAGAAATCTCAGAATAAGAGTTGA